In Quercus robur chromosome 11, dhQueRobu3.1, whole genome shotgun sequence, the following proteins share a genomic window:
- the LOC126706297 gene encoding U-box domain-containing protein 15-like, which yields MDSRMVMEGGNNVVVSVSSSGGDESDVVKELMEVIESVGLYSGYRKTQRKDCLSLVRRLKLLVPFLEELRELGTSVSGEALNCLDNLRKALVSAMKLLKHCNYGSKIYLALESEAVMSRFLGVYDKLHQALDGMPYDELGISVEVKEQVELMRMQLKRAKKRTDTIDMELAMDMMVVFSNMNDTNADRAILERLAIKLELRTFTDLNQETLAVQKLVKKRARHNAENIQQVVDLLGKIKQISGLEETTALDGPVSSKILQRCQSSLVPHEFLCPITLEIMTDPVIVSTGQTYERESIQKWLDSNHRTCPKTGQILLHLSLAPNVALKNLIQQWCEKNNLELPKKDPYIGPDGSSTEFIKEISFLVENLSSCQLDVQREAVLKIRMLSKESPDNRILIANSGGIPPLVQLLYHPNSKVQEHTVTALLNLSIDEANKRLIAREGAVPAIIQILQNGTDEARENSAAALFSLCTLDDNKVLVGTLNGIPPLVELLQHGTIRGKKDAATALFNLSLNQANKSRAIQAGIIPPLLQVLEDKNLGMIDEALSILLLLASHPEGQNEIGKLSFVETLVEIIRHGTPKNKECATSVLLELGLNNSSLVLAALQYGVYEHLVEIARNGTNRAQRKANSLLNHMSKCEHLP from the exons atGGACAGCCGGATGGTGATGGAGGGAGGGAATAATGTTGTTGTTTCTGTATCATCTAGTGGTGGTGATGAAAGTGATGTGGTTAAGGAATTGATGGAGGTGATTGAGAGCGTTGGATTGTATAGTGGGTACAGGAAAACACAGAGGAAGGACTGCTTGAGTTTGGTAAGGAGGTTGAAGCTGTTGGTGCCTTTTTTAGAGGAGTTAAGGGAGCTTGGTACATCGGTTTCCGGTGAGGCTTTGAATTGTTTGGATAATTTGAGGAAAGCACTTGTATCGGCAATGAAATTGCTGAAGCATTGCAACTATGGAAGCAAGATTTATCTG GCATTGGAAAGTGAGGCAGTTATGAGCAGATTTCTTGGTGTTTATGACAAATTACATCAGGCTTTGGATGGTATGCCTTACGATGAGCTCGGGATCTCAGTCGAAGTGAAAGAGCAA GTTGAGCTAATGCGTATGCAACTTAAAAGAGCAAAGAAAAGAACAGATACAATAGACATGGAGCTAGCAATGGACATGATGGTTGTATTCTCTAATATGAATGACACGAATGCAGACAGAGCAATACTAGAAAGACTAGCTATCAAGTTGGAACTACGAACTTTTACAGACTTGAATCAGGAGACATTGGCTGTTCAAAAACTAGTTAAAAAGAGAGCTAGGCACAATGCTGAGAACATCCAGCAAGTCGTAGATCTTTTGgggaaaataaaacaaatttcagGGCTCGAAGAGACAACTGCACTTGATGGTCCTGTTTCATCTAAAATTCTTCAGAGGTGTCAGTCCTCATTAGTCCCTCATGAATTCCTCTGTCCAATTACTCTAGAGATCATGACGGATCCAGTTATTGTGTCTACTGGACAG ACATATGAAAGAGAAAGCATACAGAAATGGCTGGATTCTAATCATAGGACCTGTCCAAAGACTGGACAAATTTTGCTTCATTTGTCACTAGCACCAAATGTTGCTCTCAAGAACCTTATTCAGCAATGGTGTGAGAAGAATAATCTTGAGCTGCCCAAGAAAGATCCTTACATTGGCCCTGATGGCTCTTCTACTGAGTTCATAAAGGAAATCTCTTTCCTGGTTGAAAATCTATCATCTTGTCAGTTGGATGTGCAAAGAGAGGCCGTTTTGAAGATCCGTATGCTCTCCAAAGAGAGCCCCGACAACAGAATTTTGATTGCCAATAGTGGTGGAATCCCTCCTTTGGTTCAGCTCCTTTACCACCCGAATTCCAAAGTTCAAGAACACACCGTGACAGCTCTTTTGAACTTGTCGATTGATGAAGCAAATAAAAGACTCATAGCAAGAGAAGGAGCTGTTCCTGCTATAATCCAAATTCTGCAGAATGGAACAGATGAGGCAAGAGAAAATTCTGCTGCAGCCTTATTTAGCTTGTGCACACTTGATGACAACAAAGTATTGGTGGGCACATTGAATGGAATCCCTCCCTTGGTAGAACTTTTGCAACATGGAACGATCAGAGGTAAAAAGGATGCTGCTACTGCACTATTTAATCTGTCTTTAAACCAAGCTAACAAGTCCAGGGCCATTCAGGCAGGTATCATACCCCCATTGCTCCAAGTGCTTGAGGATAAGAACTTGGGCATGATTGATGAAGCCCTCTCAATCTTGTTACTCCTTGCATCACATCCGGAGGGCCAAAATGAGATTGGAAAGCTATCTTTTGTTGAAACACTTGTTGAAATCATTAGACATGGTACACCCAAGAACAAGGAATGTGCTACATCTGTTTTGCTAGAGTTGGGGTTGAATAATTCTTCTTTGGTTTTGGCTGCACTTCAGTATGGTGTATATGAGCATTTGGTAGAGATTGCAAGAAATGGAACCAATAGAGCTCAAAGAAAAGCAAATTCCCTTTTGAATCACATGAGCAAGTGTGAACACCTCCCTTGA
- the LOC126707687 gene encoding ubiquitin domain-containing protein DSK2b-like gives MGAEGDSSEARVSVGVGGEEEQREEVVINIRCSNGTKFTVRTSLDSSISAFKAALAQNCDVPADQQRLIYKGRILKDDQTLESYGLQAEHTVHMVRGFASAASTPAGTATATAAATGNSESLNNTPGVTRGVGSNEGGGLGNAGLGASLFGLNALGSGGAPGLFGAGLPEFEQVQQQLTQNPNMMREIMSMPAIQSLMNNPELMRSLIMSNPQMRDIIDRNPELAHVLNDPGILRQTIEAARNPELMREMMRNTDRAMSNIEASPEGFNMLRRMYENVQEPFLNATTMGGNAGNDLGSNPFAALLGNQGGTQVRDGSNNPSTTGSETTTGLTSPNTNPLPNPWNNTGGGTQTTTTRPNPAGDARAPGIAGLGGLGLPEMEQMFNGIPDSTLLNQFMQNPAVSQMMQSLLSNPQYMNQILSLNPQLRGMVDTNPQLREMMQNPDLLRQLTNPETMQQMLTLQQSLLSQLNQRQSTQDQAQTGGNTGAPNAAALELMMNMFGGLGAGSLSVPNNPDVPPEELYATQLSQLQEMGFFDTQENIRALRATSGNVHAAVERLLGNPGQ, from the exons ATGGGTGCCGAGGGCGATTCGAGCGAGGCGAGAGTGagtgttggtgttggtggtgaAGAAGAGCAAAGAGAAGAGGTTGTAATCAATATCAGGTGCTCGAATGGTACGAAATTCACGGTGAGGACGAGCCTCGATTCTTCGATTAGTGCATTCAAGGCTGCTTTGGCTCAGAATTGCGATGTACCAGCTGATCAGCAGAGGTTGATTTACAAAGGTCGCATCTTGAAGGATGACCAAACCCTAGAAAGCTatg GTTTGCAGGCAGAACACACTGTTCACATGGTTCGTGGTTTTGCTTCAGCTGCGTCAACACCTGCTGGTACTGCCACTGCTACTGCTGCTGCCACTGGTAATTCAGAAAGTCTGAACAATACGCCGGGTGTTACACGGGGTGTTGGTTCAAACGAAGGCGGGGGCTTGGGAAATGCTGGTCTTGGTGCATCTTTATTTGGTCTCAATGCTCTAGGAAGTGGAGGAGCACCTGGCTTATTTGGAGCTGGGCTGCCAGAATTTGAACAAGTGCAGCAACAACTGACTCAGAACCCAAATATGATGAGGGAAATTATGAGCATGCCTGCCATTCAGAGCCTAATGAACAACCCTGAATTAATGCGCAGCTTGATTATGAGCAATCCTCAGATGCGTGATATCATTGACCGGAATCCAGAGCTGGCTCATGTGCTTAATGACCCTGGTATTCTCCGACAGACTATAGAAGCTGCAAGGAATCCCGAGCTCATGCGTGAGATGATGCGAAACACAGACAGGGCAATGAGCAACATTGAAGCTTCCCCTGAGGGATTTAACATGCTTAGACGCATGTATGAAAATGTTCAGGAACCATTTCTGAATGCTACAACAATGGGTGGAAACGCTGGAAATGATTTGGGTTCAAACCCATTTGCAGCACTGTTGGGGAACCAAGGTGGGACACAAGTGAGGGACGGGTCAAATAATCCTTCAACTACTGGTTCTGAAACCACTACAGGACTTACTTCTCCAAATACAAACCCACTTCCAAACCCTTGGAACAATACTGGTG GAGGTACTCAGACAACAACTACAAGGCCAAATCCTGCTGGGGATGCAAGGGCACCTGGTATTGCTGGTCTTGGAGGGCTTGGTCTCCCTGAGATGGAACAGATGTTTAATGGTATCCCAGATTCTACCCTACTCAATCAATTTATGCAAAATCCAGCTGTATCACAGATGATGCAAAGCTTGCTCTCCAATCCCCAATATATGAATCAG atTCTCAGTCTCAACCCTCAACTGCGTGGCATGGTTGATACAAATCCTCAATTAAGAGAAATGATGCAAAATCCAGATCTTCTACGTCAGTTAACTAACCCTGAGACAATGCAG CAAATGCTAACTTTACAGCAGTCACTTCTGTCTCAGCTCAATCAACGGCAATCAACCCA GGATCAAGCTCAGACTGGTGGGAATACAG GAGCACCTAATGCTGCTGCATTGGAGTTGATGATGAACATGTTTGGTGGTCTTGGAGCTGGCAGCTTGAGTGTTCCAAATAACCCCGATG TACCTCCGGAAGAACTGTATGCAACTCAGCTTTCACAGCTTCAAGAAATGGGTTTCTTTGATACTCAAGAGAATATCAGGGCACTGCGTGCTACGTCTGGGAATGTCCATGCTGCAGTAGAGCGACTTCTGGGGAATCCTGGACAATAA
- the LOC126706042 gene encoding uncharacterized protein LOC126706042 — protein sequence MVQQTIESKFSEYGMGNSENDLPTRDKQLPVSVKKTVLRDLQNDNRIMVPNSIGNSPLLKDKSPVSDATKASGAKRASPEHPVSPPQPHSQSSNGHLVYVRRKSEAELGKSSTCDSTSVTTDCPQSRQFGHQDETTQPNSQVKEPKDSCFPAFAPFPMETSISSSGKPSVPQLLGKPGIRPAPAESNYHPVASAGPLLSNPKGSKNLQWEDRFHILQMLLRKLDEADQENYLQSLRMLSAESLSRHAVDLEKRSIQLSLEEAKELQRVAALNVLGKSMKNFKAPSTFQDRLEK from the exons ATGGTTCAACAAACAATAGAGTCTAAATTCAGCGAATATGGGATGGGAAACAGTGAAAATGATTTGCCTACTCGTGATAAGCAACTGCCGGTTTCTGTAAAGAAGACAGTGTTGAGAGATTTGCAGAATGATAACAGAATTATGGTGCCCAACTCTATTGGAAACTCTCCGCTTTTGAAGGATAAAAGTCCAGTTAGTGATGCCACTAAAGCTTCTGGTGCCAAGAGAGCCTCACCAGAACACCCTGTGAGTCCCCCTCAGCCCCATTCTCAAAGCAGTAATGGGCATCTTGTTTATGTCCGTAGAAAATCTGAAGCAGAATTAGGCAAGAGTAGCACTTGTGATAGCACAAGCGTTACTACTGATTGCCCACAGTCAAGGCAATTTGGTCACCAGGATGAGACCACCCAACCCAACTCCCAGGTGAAGGAGCCAAAAGATTCTTGCTTTCCGGCATTTGCACCTTTTCCAATGGAGACTTCTATAAGCTCATCTGGAAAACCTTCAGTTCCTCAACTTCTTGGAAAGCCTGGTATAAGGCCAGCACCAGCAGAATCCAATTATCATCCTGTAGCTTCTGCTGGCCCTTTGTTGAGTAATCCAAAGGGATCGAAGAATCTACAGTGGGAAGACCGATTTCATATACTGCAGATGTTATTAAGAAAATTGGACGAAGCAGATCAAGAGAATTATCTCCAGT CTCTTCGCATGCTCTCTGCCGAAAGTCTCAGCAGACATGCTGTTGATTTGGAAAAGAGATCAATTCAGCTTTCACTAGAGGAAG CGAAAGAGTTGCAGCGGGTAGCTGCTTTGAATGTCCTGGGAAAATCTATGAAGAATTTTAAAGCACCCTCAACTTTTCAAGACCGGTTAGAGAAGTGA
- the LOC126706335 gene encoding zinc finger protein ZAT3-like, translating to MMTTITTTTDSGLRFSPSPPSLDVAVVPEKPRQKPRKKRTKLIRIDDTSTGSSTGVGKPKYSKKPDPGAPKITRPCSECGKKFWSWKALFGHMRCHPERQWRGINPPPNLRRPGSPSGQPLAVMAPAVSEEDHEIASCLLMLASGVDRASERSVIEAEFDGFFRESVAAVEMVGPAGMGCRFECSSCKKVFGSHQALGGHRASHKNVKGCFAITRSSASDGDEFDNIQDQSVVGHGDNERDVGAALEEEKMLMVLGGHKCSICLRVFSSGQALGGHKRCHWEKGEEGVTTCGLDLNMPAPMEDGSSSSYTATSGLTLDLRLGL from the coding sequence ATGATGACCACCATTACTACTACTACTGACTCCGGTCTCCGGTTCTCGCCTTCTCCTCCGTCTCTCGACGTTGCTGTGGTCCCCGAGAAGCCCCGGCAGAAACCCAGAAAGAAGCGTACAAAGCTGATCAGAATCGATGACACGTCGACGGGTTCGAGCACTGGTGTGGGGAAGCCGAAGTACAGCAAGAAGCCGGACCCGGGTGCGCCGAAGATCACTCGGCCGTGTAGCGAGTGCGGGAAGAAATTCTGGTCGTGGAAGGCGTTGTTCGGACACATGCGTTGCCACCCGGAACGGCAATGGCGCGGTATTAACCCCCCGCCAAATCTCCGGCGACCCGGCTCGCCTTCGGGGCAGCCGCTGGCGGTTATGGCACCGGCGGTGAGTGAAGAGGATCATGAGATTGCTTCGTGTTTGTTAATGCTGGCCAGTGGGGTTGATAGGGCTAGCGAGAGAAGTGTAATTGAAGCGGAGTTTGATGGGTTTTTTAGGGAATCTGTGGCGGCGGTGGAGATGGTGGGGCCGGCGGGGATGGGGTGCCGGTTCGAGTGTTCGAGTTGTAAGAAGGTGTTTGGGTCGCACCAGGCATTGGGAGGGCACAGGGCTAGTCACAAGAATGTGAAGGGTTGTTTTGCAATAACAAGGAGTAGTGCTAGTGATGGTGATGAGTTTGATAATATTCAAGACCAGAGTGTTGTTGGGCATGGTGATAATGAAAGGGACGTTGGGGCTGCTTTGGAGGAGGAGAAGATGTTAATGGTTTTGGGTGGGCACAAGTGTAGCATTTGTTTGAGGGTTTTTTCAAGTGGTCAAGCTTTGGGTGGACATAAGAGGTGTCATTGGGAGaaaggagaagaaggggttACTACTTGTGGTCTGGACTTGAATATGCCTGCACCAATGGAAGATGGGTCTTCATCTTCTTATACTGCTACTTCAGGATTGACTTTGGATTTAAGGTTGGGACTTTGA